The Pseudomonadota bacterium genomic sequence GTACCTTATGCTTCCATTCGCCAGGCGATCTTAAGCACCGCGCAATCGAGCGGCTTGGAGGTACTCGAAGATCGCGAGCCGAACCTGACCGTAAAGACAGCACATGGGTTGATCGGCCTGCGGCCCGGGCACGCGGCCTCGACCGCTGGCATGGTGGCAGCCACCGACGCGCGCCGGTTGTTCGTGATGAAGGACGCCGTAGTCTCGCAAATGAAGCGCATGATGCCGGAGGTGGCACACGCCATGCGCTGGTCCGACGGCGACGTGGAAGGCAGCCTACCGCCGAACTTCCAGTTCGTGCGGGTAATCGACGTGCAAGCCGTGGGATCGGTGTTCGTGCGCGTCACGCTCTCCGGCGAGAGCCTCTCGAGCTACGGGACGGACTCGATCCACTTCCGCTTACTACAGCCAGCGAAAGGCATCGAACCCGAGTGGCCAGCCCTAGCCGCAAACGGGACTACCACGTGGCCACAAGGGCCAGGTGCCGTGCACAAGCCGGTGTACACGGCGCGGGCTGTCGACCACAGCGCAGGCCACCTGGTCACCGATGTCTTCCTCCACCA encodes the following:
- a CDS encoding siderophore-interacting protein: MTDERFPLEAQADLPGVPYASIRQAILSTAQSSGLEVLEDREPNLTVKTAHGLIGLRPGHAASTAGMVAATDARRLFVMKDAVVSQMKRMMPEVAHAMRWSDGDVEGSLPPNFQFVRVIDVQAVGSVFVRVTLSGESLSSYGTDSIHFRLLQPAKGIEPEWPALAANGTTTWPQGPGAVHKPVYTARAVDHSAGHLVTDVFLHQGGRTTAWAQELLAGERHREVVGVVGPSGGGLLHADRVLMASDETGFPAVARLLENLPEHAVGALYLEAVEGEACAYPLVAPAGISVHWLSRRRGERLIDAAGEALSRHRDASVWFAGERDDARALRETAKADGWDPKALRISGFWRRASSGLL